The Dryobates pubescens isolate bDryPub1 chromosome 41, bDryPub1.pri, whole genome shotgun sequence genome includes a region encoding these proteins:
- the LOC128899199 gene encoding M1-specific T cell receptor beta chain-like yields MGAQGAASVETPQVQQSPGELRERPGRKAELSCRIPEHHQEVHWYKEEPGGGLLLIYRQSNSSFPKGKYSGRMENSWNFSLTIGPVQREDSGVYYCSYPAAPRLSLQFGDGTRLIVTDATEPKLSILLPVDSEEPGQPPADIPVLCHLHDVPPGWDTVKWQPGGEVTPVTAATVDDQGVLSAWSIAWVPAERWDGTAACTAAENSTGRSLSVAVGSTAVRN; encoded by the exons ATGGGTGCTCAGG gagctgcctcgGTGGAGACGCCGCAggtccagcagagccctggggagctccGGGAGCGTCCTGGGcggaaggcagagctgagctgtcgCATCCCGGAGCACCACCAGGAGGTTCATTGGTACAAGGAGGAGCCCGGCGGGGGTTTGCTCTTGATTTACCGGCAGTCCAATTCCTCCTTTCCGAAGGGGAAATACTCAGGGAGGATGGAAAACTCGTGGAACTTCTCCCTCACCATCGGCCCCGTGCAGAGGGAGGACTCCGGGGTTTATTACTGCAGCTACCccgctgcccccaggctgtcccTCCAGTTTGGGGATGGCACCAGGCTCATCGTCACCG aTGCCACCGAGCCCAAGCTCTCCATCCTGCTGCCGGTGGACTCGGAGGAGCCCGGGCAGCCCCCGGCCGAcatccctgtgctctgccaccTCCACGATGTCCCCCCGGGCTGGGACACGGTGAAGTGGCAGCCCGGCGGGGAGGTGACGCCGGTGACGGCGGCGACCGTGGATGATCAGGGTGTCCTCAGCGCCTGGAGCATCGCTTGGGTCCCCGCCGAGCGGTGGGACGGAACGGCAGCCTGCACGGCCGCGGAGAACAGCACCGGCAGGAGCCTCAGCGTTGCCGTCG GATCCACAGCAGTGAGGAACTGA